A single region of the Glycine max cultivar Williams 82 chromosome 20, Glycine_max_v4.0, whole genome shotgun sequence genome encodes:
- the LOC102666811 gene encoding calmodulin-1, with protein sequence MADQLTDDQIAEFKEAFSLFDKDGDGCITTKELGTVMRSLGQNPTEAELQDMINEVDADGNGTIDFPEFLNLMARKMKDTDSEEELKEAFRVFDKDQNGFISAAELRHVMTNLGEKLTDEEVDEMIREADVDGDGQINYEEFVKVMMAK encoded by the exons ATGGCCGACCAGCTCACCGACGACCAGATCGCCGAGTTCAAGGAGGCCTTCAGCCTCTTCGACAAGGACGGCGATG GTTGCATTACTACCAAGGAACTTGGGACTGTTATGAGGTCACTTGGTCAAAACCCAACTGAGGCAGAACTGCAGGATATGATAAACGAGGTTGATGCTGATGGCAACGGAACCATCGATTTCCCAGAGTTCCTCAACCTGATGGCTCGCAAGATGAAAGACACCGACTCAGAGGAGGAGCTTAAGGAGGCTTTCCGTGTGTTTGACAAGGATCAGAATGGTTTCATCTCTGCAGCTGAGCTCCGCCATGTCATGACAAATCTTGGGGAGAAGCTGACGGACGAGGAGGTGGATGAGATGATCCGTGAGGCCGATGTTGACGGTGATGGACAGATCAACTATGAGGAGTTTGTCAAAGTCATGATGGCCAAGTGA